Proteins encoded by one window of Synechococcus sp. WH 7805:
- a CDS encoding tetratricopeptide repeat protein, whose product MPSDAEQTSQPSGAMADRYYELAESMNQRGAMELAVPFYRQAVALLLAERESLQQQLQGGAVSPALKGSADQDALHGLLEAADVLTDKPVAAEPAVQPVEPSASPAPASPSVDQDQLEAQIAELSDELSAKTALQVMAGLKALADQTKGQLPASGLALLGKTQMVLGKPADSLKSFEAALVKDPQSLDLQINVGAAHLANQNVDAALEFLRGVWTAGLDQIDEKSQSALFRNLSSAEGKAGRPLVSLQLHRSWLAQLPDSVPIERALKCATQGLKLGENDGLIQKEALQLLRELRAVHPSESQVIQALADGLESVGDYREAALLYRELLK is encoded by the coding sequence ATGCCTTCTGACGCCGAACAAACCAGCCAACCCAGTGGCGCGATGGCCGATCGTTATTACGAGCTGGCTGAGTCGATGAATCAGCGGGGGGCCATGGAGCTGGCGGTTCCCTTCTATCGCCAGGCGGTGGCCCTCTTGCTGGCTGAACGTGAGTCGTTGCAACAGCAGCTTCAGGGTGGTGCGGTCTCTCCCGCTCTTAAAGGCAGCGCTGACCAGGACGCATTGCACGGTCTGCTGGAAGCGGCGGATGTGCTCACTGACAAGCCAGTTGCTGCTGAACCCGCAGTGCAGCCTGTCGAGCCCTCTGCATCTCCAGCACCTGCGTCTCCATCCGTTGATCAAGATCAACTGGAAGCTCAGATCGCTGAACTTTCGGATGAGTTGTCGGCCAAGACGGCCCTTCAGGTGATGGCGGGTTTGAAAGCGCTGGCTGATCAAACCAAGGGCCAGCTGCCGGCTTCAGGCTTGGCCTTGCTGGGCAAGACTCAGATGGTTTTGGGAAAACCTGCGGATAGCTTGAAGAGCTTTGAAGCAGCACTCGTTAAGGACCCTCAATCCTTGGATCTACAGATCAATGTGGGTGCTGCCCACCTTGCCAACCAGAATGTGGATGCTGCTCTTGAGTTCCTGCGGGGGGTTTGGACAGCAGGATTGGATCAGATTGATGAGAAGTCACAATCAGCGTTGTTCCGCAATCTCTCCTCGGCGGAAGGGAAGGCAGGTCGGCCGTTAGTCTCTCTACAACTTCACCGGAGCTGGTTAGCACAGTTACCGGATTCTGTGCCCATTGAACGCGCCTTGAAGTGCGCCACTCAGGGTCTCAAATTAGGTGAGAATGATGGGCTGATTCAGAAAGAAGCTCTTCAATTGTTACGTGAACTGAGGGCAGTTCACCCATCGGAGAGTCAGGTCATCCAGGCACTGGCTGATGGGTTGGAATCAGTAGGAGATTACAGAGAAGCTGCACTTCTCTATCGGGAATTACTTAAATGA
- a CDS encoding glycosyltransferase family A protein — MPSATPSVSVVVPMRDATPWLPSLLAALVHDWDTGFELVVVDDGSQDGSADLIRQLCAHWPTERWQLLEGKGEGVSSARNQGIMASRAAVIAFLDADDRPFAGRLSKPLHHLASNPHLSHVHGGWWRCNAQGERQQPVRPWDEGAGFSWHQFMEHKAVLPSAWTVRRSALLQVGGFNPALRHSEDVDLILRLAAAGHQGDWIHEPLVRYRIHSGNASGRLEPQLKGLLSVIDHHLNTLPNPQVGWAKDQRYSTATWAAWQAWQAGNSSLALQLLKGAMASCPYPLVRRPVHLIEAMHRSSMRIGAPFNREHLLASAFWRQAESMLLQR; from the coding sequence ATGCCATCCGCCACCCCCAGCGTGTCCGTGGTGGTGCCAATGCGCGATGCAACTCCATGGCTGCCGAGTTTGCTGGCGGCACTTGTTCACGACTGGGACACGGGCTTCGAGTTGGTGGTGGTCGATGACGGAAGCCAAGACGGTAGTGCTGATCTCATTCGTCAGCTCTGTGCCCACTGGCCTACGGAACGTTGGCAACTGCTCGAGGGCAAAGGAGAAGGTGTTTCCTCAGCCCGCAACCAAGGCATCATGGCCAGCCGAGCCGCCGTGATTGCCTTTCTCGACGCCGACGATCGCCCCTTCGCCGGACGACTCAGCAAGCCCTTGCATCACCTGGCGTCCAACCCCCATCTCAGCCATGTGCACGGGGGCTGGTGGCGCTGCAACGCCCAGGGTGAGCGGCAGCAACCCGTTCGCCCCTGGGACGAGGGGGCTGGATTCAGCTGGCACCAATTCATGGAACATAAAGCCGTTCTGCCAAGCGCCTGGACCGTCCGCCGATCCGCTCTCCTGCAGGTGGGAGGTTTCAATCCAGCCCTGCGCCACTCCGAAGATGTCGATCTGATCCTTCGCTTGGCAGCAGCAGGGCACCAAGGAGACTGGATTCATGAACCGCTTGTGCGCTATCGCATTCACTCTGGCAATGCCAGCGGTCGACTGGAACCCCAACTCAAGGGCCTTCTGTCGGTGATCGATCATCACCTCAACACCCTTCCGAATCCACAGGTGGGATGGGCCAAGGACCAGCGCTACAGCACAGCCACCTGGGCTGCATGGCAAGCGTGGCAAGCTGGAAACTCCAGCCTGGCACTGCAATTGCTTAAAGGTGCCATGGCATCTTGCCCCTATCCCCTCGTGCGCCGTCCGGTGCACTTGATCGAAGCCATGCACCGCAGCAGCATGCGGATCGGCGCTCCATTCAATCGTGAGCACTTGTTAGCCAGCGCATTCTGGCGGCAGGCGGAATCCATGCTTCTGCAGCGATGA
- a CDS encoding sulfotransferase family 2 domain-containing protein — protein MILWAEKCACTSLVYWIDHNFEELSECTDKPRAYLGREGYGNYDFSEAKELLLNNVQIDHLIVSHRDPVKRMTSSFVNKFLIRGEQGLVLPEDPKKLQKFAKSFLKTFIALQRKEQDESKTKKRKRKRVNYAKAVNKLSLKKFILTITHPTIDRNDLNGHFAPQLANKKQWNLYNNIVKYSKAVYPLRVESFDEDLKYINQSMGFEDFLPEKKNSTRLPIEEWTFSDQPEASVFTLADLCSKKLVPKSASLKQLLTTNSNLQKRFKNTFKFDYQLVQHLNHLSNSR, from the coding sequence ATGATCTTGTGGGCTGAAAAATGTGCTTGCACATCGCTAGTTTACTGGATTGATCATAATTTTGAAGAACTCTCAGAGTGCACAGACAAACCAAGAGCCTATTTGGGTAGAGAAGGTTATGGCAACTACGACTTCAGCGAAGCAAAAGAATTGCTTTTAAATAATGTTCAGATCGACCATTTAATCGTTTCTCACCGCGATCCGGTCAAAAGGATGACAAGCAGCTTCGTGAACAAGTTTTTGATTCGCGGAGAGCAAGGCCTTGTATTACCTGAGGACCCTAAAAAGCTGCAGAAATTCGCAAAGAGCTTTCTTAAAACATTTATAGCACTTCAGCGCAAGGAACAAGATGAAAGCAAAACTAAAAAACGCAAGAGAAAGAGAGTGAATTATGCAAAAGCCGTCAATAAACTCTCGCTAAAAAAATTCATTTTAACAATCACTCATCCAACCATTGACCGCAATGATTTAAATGGGCACTTTGCGCCGCAACTCGCTAACAAAAAGCAGTGGAACCTTTACAATAATATTGTAAAATACTCCAAAGCAGTTTACCCTCTCAGGGTAGAAAGTTTTGATGAAGACCTTAAATATATTAATCAAAGTATGGGGTTTGAGGATTTCCTTCCGGAAAAAAAGAACTCCACTCGACTGCCGATTGAAGAATGGACATTTTCCGATCAGCCTGAAGCGAGTGTCTTCACCCTGGCTGACTTGTGCAGTAAAAAACTTGTTCCAAAGAGTGCATCACTTAAGCAGCTGCTCACCACGAACTCGAACCTTCAGAAAAGATTCAAAAATACTTTTAAATTCGATTATCAACTAGTTCAACATTTGAATCATTTAAGTAATTCCCGATAG
- a CDS encoding sulfotransferase family 2 domain-containing protein, whose translation MPIFHEAKLIHVHNPRCGGTSINDAILTSLGLPVSTFSPQTVSYHYLYGNHKTSSNCYELDHLCFALIREAAPKWIFDEYKSFVIVRHPWDRFVSEYTRKVSQKCKRFISPQDKSFEAYCQNFIQKANRKYSESDPYQFQGVSHFYGCHFLPQYLYAGLESSFDIAKPLVIDIKEINQKLPSLCGKFSEKVKYELHKPRNSHQQKISDEVRHQIDTINPEIRNKVDDFYRLDYELLGYERR comes from the coding sequence ATGCCTATCTTTCACGAAGCAAAGCTCATTCATGTTCACAACCCCCGCTGTGGAGGAACTTCAATCAATGACGCAATTCTCACGAGCTTGGGACTGCCAGTTTCTACTTTTAGCCCTCAAACAGTCTCCTATCATTATTTATATGGCAACCATAAAACTTCAAGCAACTGTTACGAACTTGACCATCTGTGCTTCGCGTTGATTCGAGAAGCCGCACCAAAATGGATCTTCGATGAATACAAATCATTTGTTATCGTAAGACATCCCTGGGATCGATTTGTTTCTGAGTACACGCGGAAAGTATCGCAAAAGTGCAAGCGATTTATCAGCCCGCAAGATAAATCGTTTGAGGCTTATTGTCAAAACTTTATTCAAAAAGCAAATCGAAAATACTCTGAATCTGACCCCTATCAGTTTCAAGGAGTAAGCCACTTCTATGGATGCCATTTTTTACCTCAATATCTCTACGCCGGCCTTGAATCATCCTTTGACATCGCAAAACCGCTGGTCATAGACATCAAAGAGATTAACCAAAAGTTGCCCTCGCTTTGTGGCAAATTCTCCGAAAAGGTAAAATACGAATTACATAAACCACGTAATAGCCATCAACAAAAAATTTCAGACGAAGTCAGACATCAGATCGATACGATTAATCCTGAAATACGAAACAAAGTCGATGATTTCTACCGCCTTGACTATGAGTTGCTTGGATACGAACGGCGATAG